In one window of Caenimonas aquaedulcis DNA:
- a CDS encoding aldose 1-epimerase — protein MISLEAGALRCEIEPRLGGCICGLWLDGEPVLRSTPASQLSSARAAGSYPLVPFSNRVGGATLQWEGTQHPLVRNNGEEPHAIHGVGWQRPWEILESDATFAMLAYEHRADASWPFAFDSSQTFKLGDGVLDLTLSVTNQSGRPAPAGLGWHPFFTKRTRSHIAFQATGRWDMGEDKLPTQRRASKGLDTDCAFLDVDHCFDGWSGPVVLRDEAMEVRIESTLSRLVVFTNDTRDFVAVEPVSHVNNAMNLVHEGVPAESLGLSILEPGESLSARMSISARRLR, from the coding sequence ATGATTTCACTCGAAGCCGGCGCCCTGCGCTGCGAGATCGAACCGCGGCTGGGCGGCTGCATCTGCGGCCTGTGGCTGGATGGCGAGCCCGTGCTGCGCTCCACGCCCGCGTCGCAGCTGAGCTCGGCGCGCGCGGCCGGCAGCTATCCGCTGGTCCCGTTTTCCAACCGCGTCGGCGGAGCGACCTTGCAATGGGAAGGCACGCAGCACCCGCTCGTGCGCAACAACGGCGAGGAGCCGCATGCCATCCATGGCGTGGGCTGGCAGCGCCCCTGGGAAATCCTCGAAAGCGACGCGACCTTCGCGATGCTCGCCTACGAACACCGCGCCGACGCCTCCTGGCCCTTCGCCTTCGACAGCTCGCAGACCTTCAAGCTCGGCGACGGCGTGCTCGATCTCACCTTGTCCGTCACCAACCAGTCGGGCCGTCCCGCGCCCGCGGGGCTCGGCTGGCATCCCTTCTTCACGAAGCGGACACGCAGCCACATCGCGTTCCAGGCCACCGGCCGCTGGGACATGGGCGAGGACAAGCTGCCCACGCAGCGCCGCGCGTCGAAGGGGCTGGACACCGACTGCGCATTCCTCGACGTCGACCACTGCTTCGACGGCTGGAGCGGCCCGGTGGTCCTGCGCGACGAAGCGATGGAAGTGCGCATCGAGTCCACGCTGAGCCGGCTGGTCGTCTTCACGAACGACACGCGCGACTTCGTGGCGGTCGAGCCGGTGAGCCACGTCAACAACGCCATGAACCTCGTGCATGAGGGCGTGCCTGCCGAAAGCCTCGGCCTCTCGATCCTCGAGCCGGGCGAATCGCTGAGCGCGCGCATGTCCATCTCCGCGCGGCGGCTGCGTTGA
- a CDS encoding TorF family putative porin, translating into MAFKTTQQMILAAMALSGTGAFAQAAAPAAPEPDYTLSYNVGAVTDYRYRGISQSRLKPAIQGGIDFSHKSGFYLGTWLSSIKWIKDAGGDASVEWDIYGGYKGTAGPIGYDVGVLRYQYPSANLAVSPNTTEVYIAGTYGPATLKYSHSLTDTFGFFDSKGSYYIDGSATFDLGSGWSVVPHVGYQKIKNTSAASYTDYSITLGKDFGNGISATAAVVATDADDTMYFTPSGKFTGRTGLVLGVKYSF; encoded by the coding sequence GTGGCATTCAAGACGACCCAACAAATGATTCTGGCGGCCATGGCCCTGTCGGGCACCGGCGCATTCGCCCAGGCCGCGGCTCCCGCTGCCCCGGAGCCGGACTACACGCTCTCCTATAACGTGGGCGCCGTCACCGACTACCGCTACCGCGGCATTTCGCAGTCGCGCCTGAAGCCTGCCATCCAGGGCGGCATCGACTTCTCCCACAAGAGCGGCTTCTACCTGGGCACCTGGCTGTCCAGCATCAAGTGGATCAAGGATGCCGGCGGCGACGCATCGGTCGAATGGGACATCTATGGCGGCTACAAGGGCACCGCGGGCCCGATCGGCTACGACGTCGGCGTGCTGCGCTACCAGTACCCGAGCGCCAACCTGGCCGTGAGCCCGAACACCACCGAGGTCTACATCGCCGGCACCTACGGTCCGGCGACCCTCAAGTACTCGCACTCGCTGACCGACACCTTCGGGTTCTTCGACAGCAAGGGCAGCTACTACATCGACGGCAGCGCAACGTTCGACCTGGGCAGCGGCTGGTCCGTCGTGCCGCACGTGGGCTACCAGAAGATCAAGAACACGTCCGCCGCCTCGTACACGGACTACTCCATCACCCTCGGCAAGGACTTCGGCAACGGCATCTCCGCCACCGCCGCGGTCGTCGCGACGGATGCCGACGACACGATGTACTTCACCCCGTCGGGCAAGTTCACCGGACGCACGGGCCTCGTGCTCGGCGTCAAGTACAGCTTCTGA
- the glnK gene encoding P-II family nitrogen regulator → MKLVTAIIKPFKLDEVREALSGIGVQGITVTEVKGFGRQKGHTELYRGAEYVVDFLPKVKIEAAVADDLVDRVIEAVEAAARTGKIGDGKIFVYNLEQVVRIRTGETGKEAL, encoded by the coding sequence ATGAAACTCGTCACGGCAATCATCAAACCGTTCAAGCTGGATGAGGTGCGTGAAGCCCTCTCCGGCATCGGCGTGCAGGGCATCACGGTGACCGAGGTCAAGGGCTTCGGCCGCCAGAAGGGCCACACCGAGCTGTACCGCGGCGCGGAATACGTCGTGGACTTCCTGCCGAAGGTCAAGATCGAGGCGGCAGTGGCCGACGACCTGGTCGACCGCGTCATCGAAGCCGTGGAAGCGGCGGCCCGCACCGGCAAGATCGGCGACGGGAAGATCTTCGTCTACAACCTCGAGCAGGTTGTCCGCATCCGCACCGGCGAGACCGGCAAGGAAGCCCTCTAG
- a CDS encoding ammonium transporter — MRKLLASLGLALGLLAGGAALAQAPAASAPEPAATTASAAAAPAAAAAASAPAAAAAPAAAASAPPAAVPNKGDVSWMIVATLLVIMMSIPGLALFYGGLVRSKNMLSVLMQVFVTFSLIVVLWCIYGYSLAFTEGNSFIGGFDRLFMKGLFDPAKGEFAMGATFSKGVVIPELLFMAFQATFAAITCCLIIGAFAERIKFSAMLLFMVLWFTFSYAPIAHMVWFWMGPDAYTAKDVVDGLNAKAGLIWQWGALDFAGGTVVHINAAVAGLVGAYVIGKRTGYGKESMAPHSLTLTMVGASLLWVGWFGFNAGSALEAGNTAVLAFMNTFSATAAAVLAWCAGEALSKGKASMLGAASGAVAGLVAITPACGNVGLMGAIVIGFIAGFACLWGVNGLKRMLGADDSLDVFGVHGVGGIVGALLTGVFNNQALGGPGLVGDWVTAAVSSVPVMDQVWIQFKAVMVTIVWSGVVSFVAYKIVDLVIGLRVTEEEEREGLDISSHGETAYNR; from the coding sequence ATGAGAAAGCTTCTCGCTTCCCTGGGCCTCGCCCTGGGCCTGCTGGCAGGCGGCGCCGCGCTCGCGCAGGCGCCCGCGGCCAGCGCGCCCGAACCCGCGGCCACCACGGCCTCCGCCGCTGCGGCACCCGCCGCGGCAGCAGCCGCCTCGGCGCCCGCCGCCGCAGCGGCACCCGCAGCCGCGGCATCCGCTCCCCCCGCCGCCGTCCCCAACAAGGGCGACGTCTCCTGGATGATCGTGGCGACCTTGCTGGTCATCATGATGTCGATCCCGGGCCTGGCCCTCTTCTACGGCGGCCTCGTGCGCAGCAAGAACATGCTGTCGGTGCTGATGCAGGTGTTCGTCACCTTCTCGCTGATCGTCGTGCTGTGGTGCATCTACGGCTACAGCCTCGCGTTCACGGAGGGCAACAGCTTCATCGGCGGCTTCGACCGCCTCTTCATGAAGGGCCTGTTCGATCCCGCCAAGGGCGAGTTCGCGATGGGGGCCACCTTCAGCAAGGGCGTCGTCATCCCCGAGCTGCTGTTCATGGCGTTCCAGGCCACGTTCGCGGCCATCACCTGCTGCCTGATCATCGGCGCCTTCGCCGAGCGCATCAAGTTCTCGGCGATGCTGCTGTTCATGGTCCTGTGGTTCACCTTCAGCTATGCGCCGATCGCGCACATGGTCTGGTTCTGGATGGGCCCGGACGCCTACACCGCCAAGGACGTGGTGGACGGCCTGAACGCCAAAGCCGGCCTGATCTGGCAATGGGGCGCGCTGGACTTCGCGGGCGGCACCGTGGTGCACATCAACGCGGCCGTCGCCGGTCTCGTGGGTGCCTACGTCATCGGCAAACGGACGGGCTACGGCAAGGAATCCATGGCCCCGCACAGCCTGACGCTCACGATGGTCGGCGCTTCGCTGCTGTGGGTGGGCTGGTTCGGCTTCAACGCGGGCTCCGCGCTCGAAGCCGGCAATACCGCCGTCCTCGCCTTCATGAACACCTTCTCCGCCACGGCCGCCGCCGTGCTGGCGTGGTGCGCCGGTGAGGCGCTGTCCAAGGGCAAGGCTTCGATGCTGGGTGCCGCGTCCGGCGCCGTCGCCGGCCTCGTGGCGATCACCCCGGCCTGCGGCAACGTCGGCCTGATGGGCGCGATCGTCATCGGCTTCATCGCCGGCTTCGCCTGCCTCTGGGGCGTCAATGGCCTCAAGCGCATGCTCGGCGCCGACGACTCGCTGGACGTGTTCGGCGTCCACGGTGTCGGCGGCATCGTCGGCGCGCTGCTGACGGGCGTGTTCAACAACCAGGCGCTGGGCGGCCCCGGCCTGGTGGGCGACTGGGTCACGGCTGCCGTGTCCTCCGTCCCGGTGATGGACCAGGTGTGGATCCAGTTCAAGGCCGTCATGGTCACGATCGTGTGGTCCGGCGTGGTCTCCTTCGTCGCCTACAAGATCGTCGACCTGGTGATCGGCTTGCGCGTGACGGAAGAGGAAGAGCGCGAAGGCCTCGACATCTCGTCCCACGGCGAAACCGCCTACAACCGCTAA
- a CDS encoding SMP-30/gluconolactonase/LRE family protein: protein MQWRAVVAQRDALGESPFWHPHEQMLYWIDIPGRALRRADAAGGAADSWTMPEEPGCIAPIEGGGIMIAMRGGIYRSAGWGGALERIARTDDDPRTTRFNDGKADPAGRFWAGTIYEPRDRRLAKLYSLDLRGGRPPAVEVKAGDAITANGLAWSPDARTMYWADTPGHVVHAFPWDVAANVLGEPRVLRQFGGKPPGWKPGDAGYGGRPDGAAVDAQGNYWCAMFEGARVLQLSPGGELLGEYPVPVRCPTMPCFGGPDLRTLFVTSASHGRPAQELREFPLSGRVIAAQVAVPGLPVNFVRP, encoded by the coding sequence ATGCAGTGGCGGGCCGTGGTCGCGCAGCGCGACGCATTGGGCGAATCCCCGTTCTGGCATCCGCACGAGCAGATGCTCTACTGGATCGACATCCCGGGCCGCGCGTTGCGGCGCGCGGATGCCGCCGGCGGCGCGGCCGACAGCTGGACGATGCCCGAAGAGCCGGGCTGCATCGCGCCCATCGAAGGCGGCGGGATCATGATCGCGATGCGCGGCGGCATCTACCGCTCGGCCGGCTGGGGCGGCGCATTGGAGCGGATCGCACGCACGGACGACGATCCGCGCACGACGCGCTTCAACGACGGCAAGGCGGACCCTGCCGGTCGCTTCTGGGCCGGCACCATTTACGAGCCGCGCGACCGGCGCCTGGCGAAGCTCTACAGCCTGGACCTGCGCGGCGGCCGGCCGCCCGCCGTCGAAGTCAAGGCCGGCGACGCGATCACCGCGAACGGCCTCGCCTGGTCGCCCGATGCGCGGACGATGTACTGGGCCGACACGCCGGGCCACGTCGTGCACGCCTTTCCGTGGGACGTCGCGGCCAACGTCCTGGGCGAGCCGCGCGTGCTGCGGCAATTCGGCGGCAAGCCCCCCGGGTGGAAGCCCGGCGATGCCGGCTATGGCGGGCGGCCGGACGGCGCGGCCGTCGATGCGCAGGGCAACTACTGGTGCGCGATGTTCGAAGGCGCGCGTGTGCTCCAGCTCTCGCCCGGTGGCGAGTTGCTCGGGGAATATCCCGTGCCGGTGCGCTGCCCCACCATGCCCTGCTTCGGCGGGCCGGACTTGCGCACGCTCTTCGTGACGAGCGCGAGCCACGGCCGGCCCGCGCAGG